A single Henriciella sp. AS95 DNA region contains:
- a CDS encoding DUF1150 family protein — MTTELETKAVKLFSAKDLVYVRRIAEDELAELAPEALDAVSDTDSLFVLANGEGLQLAIIEGRDAAFAAARAHEMRPVSVH, encoded by the coding sequence ATGACGACAGAACTTGAAACCAAAGCTGTGAAGCTGTTTTCGGCGAAAGACCTCGTCTATGTCCGCCGCATTGCGGAAGACGAGCTGGCCGAACTGGCACCAGAAGCCCTCGACGCCGTGAGCGATACAGACTCGCTCTTCGTGCTGGCCAATGGTGAAGGCTTGCAGCTTGCAATCATTGAGGGCCGTGACGCTGCCTTTGCAGCCGCCCGCGCCCACGAAATGCGCCCCGTCAGCGTGCACTAG
- a CDS encoding CAP domain-containing protein: MIGKARILAALFALVPLGAHAICDASIDARSTDLPDYVLSGQACLAEPPDGYSFDGAFEAEIVDLINEERRAHDLPALPVRIELRDAARWHSLDMAANDFFAHVSMDERLPAARITAFDRTLLSSIQRENIAAITGHVDWETAIKSLHDGLMDSPGHRKAILADDVNQLAIGIVTAKNGIWLTELFVKQDGAFEQPVPLRLAAGTLIDQPATIEDWEWSGLALRQGGKVNDLKTRRGARHRIPASADGVYALTVRGEKPGPTPDSCRYMHFSGPRVEIVPKPAGSS, translated from the coding sequence ATGATTGGGAAAGCGAGGATACTGGCAGCGCTTTTCGCGCTGGTGCCCCTGGGGGCCCATGCCATCTGTGACGCCTCAATTGATGCGCGATCAACAGACCTGCCGGACTACGTCCTGAGCGGTCAGGCCTGCCTCGCTGAGCCACCCGACGGCTATTCATTCGACGGCGCTTTCGAAGCCGAGATTGTTGATCTGATAAACGAAGAGCGCCGCGCCCATGACCTCCCTGCCCTTCCCGTGCGCATCGAACTGCGCGACGCGGCCCGATGGCACAGCCTCGACATGGCGGCGAACGACTTCTTCGCTCATGTCAGCATGGATGAGCGCCTGCCCGCCGCGCGCATCACCGCCTTCGACCGCACGCTCCTGTCCAGCATTCAGCGTGAGAATATCGCCGCCATCACGGGCCATGTAGACTGGGAAACCGCGATCAAGTCCCTGCATGATGGCCTGATGGATAGTCCCGGTCACCGCAAGGCGATCCTGGCCGATGATGTAAACCAGCTCGCGATCGGCATTGTGACCGCGAAGAATGGAATCTGGCTGACGGAGCTTTTCGTCAAACAGGACGGAGCCTTCGAACAGCCCGTCCCGCTGCGCCTTGCGGCGGGCACATTGATTGATCAACCGGCGACAATTGAGGATTGGGAATGGTCAGGTCTGGCGCTGCGACAGGGCGGCAAGGTCAATGATCTGAAGACGAGGCGTGGCGCCAGGCACCGCATTCCGGCCAGCGCCGACGGTGTTTATGCGCTCACTGTCCGCGGCGAGAAGCCGGGGCCGACGCCAGACTCCTGCCGCTACATGCACTTTTCCGGGCCCAGGGTCGAAATTGTGCCGAAGCCTGCAGGGTCCAGTTAG
- a CDS encoding CAP domain-containing protein translates to MLQKYDTLRTATLLAIAAAGGAFAASAETVCDLSDGYGTSLVSYVEEVDACLAESDAFAEDMEASLADLTNAARSKAGLEPVARRASLDKAARAHALDMAARNYAGHNDLEGRGHVYRMRALDRQLLTGSTGSNVVVMAADADSTDVFDMIISDAANRENLTHDTFTDTGIGVAEANGKIYVVQMLTTVDGELETPLPLSLASGTSLDPRIHDKMFRTAGWNLSDEGGQRLAGGKIMRVAADDLTSEETAYLNVLVKMNADTYVLQGPMVSMQ, encoded by the coding sequence ATGTTACAGAAATATGACACTCTTCGCACCGCGACACTGCTGGCCATTGCGGCAGCGGGCGGTGCCTTCGCCGCCTCGGCAGAGACGGTTTGCGACCTCTCCGATGGCTATGGCACTTCGCTTGTTTCCTATGTCGAAGAGGTAGACGCCTGCCTCGCAGAGAGTGACGCCTTCGCCGAAGATATGGAAGCCAGCCTCGCTGACCTGACCAATGCTGCGCGTAGCAAGGCCGGTCTGGAACCGGTGGCTCGCCGCGCCTCTCTCGACAAGGCAGCCCGTGCCCATGCGCTCGACATGGCGGCCCGCAACTATGCCGGCCACAATGACCTTGAAGGCCGTGGCCATGTCTACCGGATGCGCGCGCTGGACCGCCAGCTGCTGACCGGGTCGACCGGCTCAAATGTCGTCGTGATGGCCGCTGATGCCGACTCTACCGATGTGTTCGACATGATCATCTCGGACGCGGCAAACCGCGAGAACCTCACGCACGATACCTTCACCGACACGGGCATTGGCGTCGCCGAAGCAAACGGCAAGATCTATGTCGTGCAGATGCTGACGACGGTGGATGGCGAGCTGGAAACCCCGCTTCCACTGTCGCTCGCATCCGGCACGAGCCTCGACCCGCGCATTCATGACAAGATGTTTCGCACGGCGGGATGGAACCTGTCGGACGAAGGCGGCCAACGCCTTGCCGGCGGCAAGATCATGCGCGTTGCTGCGGACGATCTGACGTCTGAAGAGACGGCCTATCTCAATGTGCTCGTCAAAATGAACGCGGACACCTACGTCCTGCAAGGCCCGATGGTCTCCATGCAGTAG
- a CDS encoding uridine kinase, with the protein MISSFLIAMSGGSGSGKSTLADALIDRLGPGQAVIFHEDGYYWPMRHYGPCETEAQRAQIIAAANYDDPASKDTRHLANDLAALKSGQYIDQPVYDFDRHDRAANETHRIDPAPIIILEGIHALSVPEMIPLIDLSIYVDTPDDLRLARRLRRDVIERGRTVENVLQHYLDTVRAAHYRFTFPSKFEADLVIADEGLPAYGKVCPGEDAIDRMLAPVISRLQSAGVL; encoded by the coding sequence ATGATCAGCTCTTTCCTCATCGCCATGTCGGGCGGGTCCGGCTCCGGCAAGTCCACGCTTGCCGATGCCCTCATCGACCGCCTCGGGCCCGGCCAGGCCGTCATCTTCCACGAAGATGGGTATTACTGGCCCATGCGCCACTATGGCCCGTGTGAAACCGAGGCGCAGCGCGCACAGATCATCGCTGCAGCGAATTATGACGACCCGGCCTCGAAGGATACGCGCCATCTCGCCAATGATTTGGCCGCGCTGAAATCCGGCCAGTATATCGACCAGCCAGTCTATGATTTCGATCGTCATGACCGCGCAGCTAACGAGACGCATCGCATCGATCCTGCGCCGATTATCATTCTTGAAGGCATCCATGCCTTGTCGGTGCCGGAGATGATCCCACTGATCGACCTGTCTATCTATGTCGACACGCCAGACGACCTTCGCCTCGCGCGCCGGTTGCGCCGGGATGTGATCGAACGCGGCCGGACGGTTGAGAATGTGCTGCAGCATTATCTCGATACGGTGCGCGCGGCCCACTACCGCTTTACCTTCCCGTCAAAGTTCGAGGCTGATCTGGTTATCGCCGATGAAGGCCTGCCGGCGTATGGGAAAGTCTGCCCAGGCGAGGACGCGATTGACCGCATGCTCGCTCCGGTCATCTCTCGCCTGCAAAGTGCCGGTGTGCTGTAA
- a CDS encoding D-glycerate dehydrogenase — translation MTAERLKVIVTRRLPDPVELRLKELFDTELNETDVPFSDAQMIDAVKRADVLVPTVTDKVDGRLLAQAGPQLRHIAQFGAGVDNLDIESAVQRGITVTNTPGVLTDDTADVTMALILGVPRRLHEGIQLLEAGKFDGWAPTWMLGRRLSGKRLGIIGMGRIGQAVARRAKAFGLQIHYHNRKPVNRQVTEELGATYWESLDQMLARMDIISVNCPHTPATFHLLSARRLDLIKPDAFIVNTARGEVIDEAALARALKSGKIAGAGLDVFEREPVVNPELKGLPNVILLPHMGSATVEGRIEMGEKVIINIKTFADGHRPPDRVIPAIL, via the coding sequence ATGACCGCAGAGCGGCTGAAGGTAATTGTCACGCGGCGCCTGCCCGACCCCGTCGAGCTGAGGCTGAAAGAACTGTTCGATACAGAGCTTAACGAAACCGACGTCCCCTTCTCAGACGCGCAGATGATCGATGCGGTCAAACGCGCCGATGTTCTGGTCCCGACCGTCACCGACAAGGTTGATGGCCGCCTCCTGGCGCAGGCCGGTCCGCAGCTGCGCCACATCGCCCAGTTCGGGGCTGGCGTCGACAATCTCGATATCGAAAGCGCCGTGCAGCGCGGCATCACCGTGACCAATACACCAGGCGTCCTGACCGATGACACCGCTGACGTCACCATGGCGCTGATCCTCGGCGTTCCGCGCCGCCTGCATGAAGGCATCCAGCTGCTCGAGGCCGGGAAATTCGATGGCTGGGCACCGACCTGGATGCTTGGCCGTCGCCTGTCAGGCAAACGGCTCGGCATTATCGGCATGGGCCGGATCGGCCAGGCGGTCGCGCGCCGCGCCAAGGCTTTCGGCCTGCAGATTCATTATCACAACCGCAAGCCGGTGAACCGTCAGGTCACTGAGGAGCTTGGGGCGACCTATTGGGAAAGCCTCGACCAGATGCTGGCCCGCATGGACATCATCTCCGTCAACTGCCCGCACACGCCGGCAACCTTTCACCTTCTCAGCGCGCGGCGCCTTGATCTGATCAAGCCCGATGCTTTCATCGTGAACACCGCCCGCGGGGAAGTCATCGACGAGGCCGCCCTGGCGCGGGCCTTGAAATCTGGCAAGATCGCCGGCGCCGGTCTCGACGTCTTCGAGCGCGAACCGGTTGTGAATCCGGAGCTGAAGGGCCTGCCGAACGTGATCCTGCTGCCGCATATGGGCTCGGCGACCGTCGAGGGCCGGATCGAGATGGGCGAGAAGGTCATCATCAATATCAAGACCTTCGCGGATGGTCACAGGCCACCGGACCGGGTCATTCCGGCAATCCTTTAG
- a CDS encoding enoyl-ACP reductase: protein MADDWNMPAGELMKGKRGIVMGVANQNSIAWGISKQLAAQGAEIAFTYQGESLERRVRPLVESIGMDTMIPADVTDDASMDAAFAAIKEKWGTIDFLVHSIAFAGKDELQGSMVANTTREGFRRAMDISVYSFIDCARRASEIMPSREEGGGSIICMTYLGAERVVPSYNVMGVAKAALEASTRYAARDLGPQGIRVNAISAGAMRTLSLAGIKGGKSLMGTGRDMSLLKEDTRMEGVAGAALYLLSDIGHSVAGEVLHVDAGFHVVGVPEMGEE, encoded by the coding sequence ATGGCTGACGATTGGAACATGCCGGCAGGCGAACTGATGAAGGGCAAGCGCGGCATCGTGATGGGTGTCGCCAACCAGAACTCCATCGCCTGGGGCATCTCGAAACAGCTCGCCGCACAGGGCGCAGAGATCGCTTTCACCTATCAGGGCGAAAGCCTGGAGCGCCGCGTCCGCCCGCTGGTCGAGAGCATCGGCATGGACACGATGATCCCCGCCGACGTCACCGACGACGCTTCGATGGATGCCGCCTTCGCCGCCATCAAGGAGAAGTGGGGCACGATCGACTTCCTGGTCCACTCCATCGCCTTTGCCGGCAAGGATGAGCTTCAGGGCTCCATGGTCGCCAACACGACGCGCGAAGGCTTTCGCCGCGCGATGGACATTTCGGTCTACAGCTTCATCGACTGCGCCCGCCGCGCCTCCGAGATCATGCCCTCAAGGGAAGAAGGAGGCGGCTCGATCATCTGCATGACCTATCTCGGCGCCGAACGTGTCGTTCCGTCCTACAATGTCATGGGCGTCGCCAAAGCCGCGCTCGAAGCCTCGACCCGCTACGCTGCACGTGACCTCGGCCCGCAAGGCATCCGCGTCAACGCGATCTCGGCTGGCGCCATGCGCACGCTGTCGCTCGCCGGCATCAAGGGCGGCAAGTCGCTGATGGGCACTGGCCGCGACATGTCTCTCCTCAAGGAAGACACCCGGATGGAAGGCGTCGCGGGCGCCGCCCTTTACCTCCTCTCCGACATCGGCCACTCCGTGGCCGGCGAAGTACTCCACGTCGACGCAGGCTTCCACGTCGTCGGCGTCCCGGAGATGGGCGAGGAATAA
- a CDS encoding SH3 domain-containing protein — translation MKRFACLLSSVCLILSGPQFATASAEPEAVKISQFSGKPVPRFESLRYTAVHGRKGPSTDHEIVWRYERQGLPVLVVKETRNWRQVRDADGDETWVQARMLTETRHVVLLEKSVLRKRPAELSRGIASLQQGVVAELEQCEDGWCRLKAEKFKGWVPQQSLWGIETRTDGL, via the coding sequence ATGAAACGGTTTGCCTGTCTTCTCAGTTCGGTCTGCCTTATCCTGAGCGGACCACAATTTGCAACTGCTTCGGCTGAACCCGAAGCGGTCAAGATCAGTCAATTTTCAGGAAAACCTGTGCCTCGCTTCGAGTCGTTGCGATACACGGCGGTGCACGGCCGCAAGGGTCCGTCGACCGATCATGAGATCGTCTGGCGCTATGAACGACAGGGACTGCCTGTCCTGGTGGTCAAGGAAACGCGCAACTGGCGACAGGTCCGCGATGCTGACGGTGATGAGACCTGGGTGCAGGCGCGCATGCTCACCGAGACGCGTCATGTCGTGCTGCTGGAAAAGTCGGTCCTGAGAAAACGCCCGGCGGAGCTGTCTCGCGGCATCGCTTCACTGCAGCAGGGCGTCGTTGCAGAGCTTGAGCAATGCGAGGATGGCTGGTGCCGTCTCAAGGCGGAGAAGTTCAAGGGCTGGGTTCCGCAGCAGTCGCTATGGGGGATCGAGACGCGTACTGACGGTCTCTAG
- a CDS encoding TIGR02300 family protein: MADSDLGTKQICPSCEAKFYDLNKRPAVCPKCKTEFDPEDDEVRTTSAKLKAKRAKSAVPKDEDEDDLEEEEKKRKKKKATKSDIDDDDDIEDDEEDDDDEDEDEDDDETSRELGADADEVVLEGGDDEDDEEAAPGKVPAGFTEEGLDDDDDDVDLDDDEEDFDLDDDIDLDDDLAIDDDDDDDIDDDDDAEDEDEDKKG, translated from the coding sequence ATGGCCGATTCCGATCTTGGCACCAAACAGATCTGCCCAAGCTGCGAAGCGAAATTTTACGACCTCAACAAGCGCCCGGCGGTTTGCCCCAAATGCAAGACCGAGTTCGACCCCGAAGATGATGAGGTCCGCACGACCAGTGCAAAGCTGAAAGCCAAACGCGCAAAGTCTGCCGTTCCGAAAGATGAGGACGAAGACGACCTCGAAGAGGAAGAGAAAAAGCGCAAAAAGAAAAAAGCCACCAAGTCCGACATCGATGACGATGATGACATCGAAGATGATGAAGAGGATGATGACGACGAGGACGAAGACGAGGACGATGATGAAACCTCGCGCGAACTCGGCGCCGATGCCGATGAAGTCGTGCTCGAAGGCGGCGATGATGAGGACGACGAGGAAGCGGCGCCTGGCAAGGTGCCAGCCGGCTTCACCGAAGAGGGCCTCGACGACGATGATGACGATGTCGACCTCGACGATGATGAAGAGGATTTCGACCTCGATGACGACATCGACCTGGATGACGATCTGGCGATCGACGACGATGATGACGATGACATCGACGATGATGACGACGCCGAAGACGAGGATGAAGACAAGAAAGGCTGA
- a CDS encoding nitroreductase family protein: MKTSPDTHVPLEGYGEPGWEEMLVRVREFHQKLRTRRSVRHFSDKYVAKDVIEGCVWAAGSAPSGANHQPWYFACVGSPEKKRQIREAAEAEERAFYAGRAGDEWLGALAPIGTDADKPYLETAPWLICIFAQRRGGVDAGDDNKNYYIHESVGIATGLLIAACHEAGLATLVHTPNPMNFLNEICGRPKTEKPFLILVVGHPAEDAVVPKHALKKKPLNEIIGFL, from the coding sequence ATGAAAACATCTCCTGACACCCATGTCCCGCTGGAAGGCTATGGCGAACCTGGCTGGGAAGAGATGCTGGTTCGCGTTCGTGAGTTTCATCAGAAACTCCGGACGCGGCGCTCTGTGCGACACTTCTCCGACAAATATGTCGCCAAGGATGTCATCGAAGGCTGCGTCTGGGCAGCCGGGTCTGCGCCCTCAGGGGCCAACCATCAGCCCTGGTATTTTGCGTGCGTTGGGTCGCCGGAGAAAAAGCGCCAGATACGCGAGGCCGCCGAGGCTGAAGAGCGCGCTTTCTATGCTGGCAGGGCGGGTGATGAATGGCTGGGCGCGCTCGCGCCGATCGGCACCGATGCCGACAAACCCTATCTCGAAACCGCGCCCTGGCTGATCTGCATCTTCGCCCAGCGCCGCGGCGGCGTTGACGCCGGCGACGACAACAAGAATTACTATATCCATGAGAGCGTCGGGATCGCGACGGGTCTGCTGATCGCGGCCTGCCACGAAGCAGGCCTCGCGACGCTGGTGCACACGCCAAACCCGATGAATTTCCTCAACGAGATCTGCGGTCGGCCAAAGACCGAAAAGCCGTTCCTGATCCTTGTTGTCGGCCACCCGGCCGAAGACGCCGTTGTGCCCAAACATGCGCTCAAGAAAAAGCCGCTGAACGAGATTATCGGGTTTCTCTAG
- a CDS encoding YjhX family toxin — MDISRAEQRILHLLAQGGRIEVVRQKKKLAELHCFSRDGWRYPGLDENLFRKLKRKRAIASKGGEPYRITRRGLELVRSELNNR; from the coding sequence ATGGATATCTCCCGCGCCGAACAGCGCATCCTCCACCTGCTCGCTCAGGGCGGGCGCATCGAAGTTGTCAGGCAGAAAAAGAAACTCGCCGAACTCCACTGCTTCAGCCGCGATGGCTGGCGCTATCCCGGCCTCGACGAGAACCTCTTCCGCAAGCTGAAACGCAAACGCGCCATCGCTTCGAAAGGCGGCGAGCCCTACCGCATCACACGGCGTGGCCTCGAACTTGTCAGGTCAGAGTTGAACAATCGCTGA
- the fabA gene encoding bifunctional 3-hydroxydecanoyl-ACP dehydratase/trans-2-decenoyl-ACP isomerase has protein sequence MSGPHDFHTPKSSYTREDLLTSGQGQLFGPGNAQLPIPPMLMMDRITEITLDGGEFGKGSVVGEYDINPELWFFQCHFPGDPVMPGCLGLDAMWQAVGYWLGWSGSPGKGRALGVGEVKFTGEITPDKKLVKYVIDIKRVRRGKLNLGIADGRVYVDDEHVYTALDMKVGLKNILDPAG, from the coding sequence ATGAGCGGACCGCACGACTTCCACACGCCAAAGTCTTCCTACACCCGTGAAGACCTTCTCACCTCCGGACAGGGACAGCTGTTTGGTCCCGGTAATGCGCAGCTGCCCATTCCGCCCATGCTTATGATGGACCGGATCACTGAGATCACGCTTGATGGCGGCGAGTTCGGCAAGGGCAGTGTGGTCGGCGAATACGACATCAATCCTGAACTCTGGTTCTTCCAGTGCCACTTCCCGGGTGATCCGGTGATGCCGGGCTGCCTCGGCCTCGATGCGATGTGGCAGGCCGTTGGCTACTGGCTCGGCTGGTCAGGTTCGCCCGGCAAGGGCCGCGCGCTCGGCGTGGGCGAAGTGAAGTTCACCGGCGAAATCACGCCGGACAAGAAGCTCGTGAAATATGTGATCGACATCAAACGTGTGCGCCGCGGCAAGCTCAATCTCGGCATCGCGGATGGCCGTGTCTATGTCGACGATGAGCATGTCTACACGGCCCTCGACATGAAAGTCGGCCTGAAGAACATCCTCGACCCGGCGGGCTGA
- a CDS encoding FAD-binding oxidoreductase, whose translation MPHTLTLQEIEPVTHDVFRLRFDKPDGLGVEPGQAVDIALDRDGWRNETRPFTPTSLPSDGFLEFTIKSYPDHDGVTEQIPTLKPGETIIVNDPWGAIQDEGKGWFIAGGAGVTPFIAILRKRLETHGTLEGCELIFSNSTEADIINREEFESMPGLKTYFTVTDDKSADVHTGQIDKGLLEDRVKPGAGKCYICGPEPMIDDIVLALKEIGVGEDDIIVEDFI comes from the coding sequence ATGCCCCACACCCTGACACTGCAAGAAATCGAACCGGTGACGCACGACGTCTTTCGCCTGCGCTTCGACAAGCCGGACGGCCTTGGCGTTGAGCCGGGTCAAGCGGTCGATATCGCGCTTGATCGCGATGGCTGGCGAAACGAGACGCGCCCGTTCACACCGACCAGCCTGCCGTCGGATGGCTTCCTCGAATTCACCATCAAATCCTATCCGGATCATGATGGCGTGACCGAGCAGATCCCGACCCTGAAGCCCGGCGAGACAATTATCGTCAATGATCCCTGGGGCGCGATTCAGGACGAAGGCAAGGGTTGGTTTATCGCCGGCGGCGCCGGCGTCACGCCCTTCATCGCTATCCTGCGCAAGCGCCTCGAGACGCACGGCACGCTTGAGGGGTGCGAGCTTATCTTTTCCAATTCCACAGAGGCCGACATCATCAACCGCGAGGAATTTGAGTCCATGCCGGGCCTGAAGACCTATTTCACGGTCACCGACGATAAATCAGCCGACGTCCACACCGGTCAGATCGATAAAGGGCTGCTGGAGGACAGGGTCAAACCTGGAGCCGGCAAGTGCTATATCTGTGGCCCCGAACCGATGATCGATGACATCGTGCTGGCCCTGAAAGAAATCGGCGTTGGCGAGGACGACATCATCGTTGAGGATTTTATCTAG
- the aroA gene encoding 3-phosphoshikimate 1-carboxyvinyltransferase produces the protein MAWTSFPVSKLQGAIRAPGDKSCSHRALMFAGIAEGTSDISGLLEGEDVINTAKAMAALGADAEQKGGGRWTVKGVGKAGLTSPRAPLDFGNSGTGSRLMMGLMAGYPIEARLIGDESLSKRPMNRVINPLERMGAKFDHDGRGMLPITLHGSSKLKPIDYVPEHASAQVKSCVLLAGLNADGTTRVTEHRPTRDHTEKMLRGFGVDLDVVNADGARSIVSIDGGQTLQAVDTQIPGDPSSAAFLIAAGLISPAGGVLVEGVMSNETRDGFFRAASMMGADIGAEELGDAAGERLIDMQAVGSPLKGCAIPDYLVPAMIDEFPILAVLAAFAEGETKVTGAHELRVKESDRIAAVVAMLRVNGVDVEEHEDGFIVQGCGGPPPGGGLVETHHDHRIAMSALVMGTASQKPVSIDDAAMIATSYPDFMAHMASIGADIRQA, from the coding sequence TTGGCCTGGACTTCGTTCCCCGTCAGCAAGCTTCAAGGTGCCATTCGGGCGCCCGGCGACAAGTCTTGCTCGCACCGTGCGCTCATGTTTGCAGGCATTGCAGAAGGCACCTCTGACATCTCTGGATTGCTGGAGGGAGAGGACGTCATCAATACCGCCAAAGCCATGGCAGCCCTGGGCGCAGACGCCGAACAGAAGGGCGGTGGGCGCTGGACTGTCAAAGGTGTGGGTAAGGCCGGTCTGACCTCTCCGCGAGCCCCGCTCGACTTCGGCAATTCCGGCACCGGCTCGCGCCTGATGATGGGTCTGATGGCGGGCTATCCGATCGAGGCCAGGCTCATCGGCGATGAGAGCCTGTCGAAGCGGCCAATGAACCGCGTCATCAATCCCCTTGAGCGGATGGGCGCGAAGTTTGATCATGACGGGCGCGGCATGCTGCCGATTACATTGCACGGCTCGTCGAAGCTGAAACCCATCGACTATGTGCCTGAGCACGCCTCGGCCCAGGTTAAATCATGTGTTCTGCTCGCCGGCCTCAATGCTGATGGCACCACCCGCGTTACCGAGCACCGCCCGACGCGCGACCATACAGAGAAGATGCTGCGCGGCTTCGGGGTTGATCTCGACGTGGTCAACGCTGACGGCGCTCGCTCCATCGTGTCTATCGATGGCGGTCAGACGCTTCAGGCCGTCGACACGCAGATCCCGGGCGACCCGTCTTCTGCCGCCTTCCTCATCGCAGCCGGCCTTATTTCGCCGGCCGGCGGTGTGCTTGTCGAAGGCGTCATGTCCAACGAAACGCGCGACGGCTTCTTCCGGGCCGCTTCGATGATGGGGGCTGACATTGGCGCAGAGGAACTGGGCGATGCTGCGGGTGAACGCCTGATCGACATGCAGGCTGTTGGAAGCCCCCTGAAGGGGTGCGCCATCCCGGATTATCTCGTCCCCGCCATGATCGACGAGTTCCCGATCCTTGCTGTCCTGGCCGCCTTCGCTGAAGGCGAGACCAAGGTCACGGGCGCGCATGAGCTGCGCGTAAAAGAGAGCGACCGGATTGCAGCAGTCGTCGCCATGCTGAGAGTCAACGGCGTTGACGTTGAAGAGCACGAGGACGGCTTTATCGTTCAGGGCTGCGGCGGGCCACCGCCGGGCGGCGGCCTGGTCGAAACCCATCATGATCACCGCATCGCGATGAGTGCCCTTGTTATGGGAACGGCCAGCCAGAAACCGGTCTCCATCGACGACGCGGCCATGATCGCAACCTCCTATCCGGACTTCATGGCCCACATGGCGTCCATAGGGGCCGATATCCGTCAGGCCTGA